One genomic segment of Aliarcobacter cibarius includes these proteins:
- a CDS encoding Shedu immune nuclease family protein: MNSNLEGRLRKYKLPKSKALLPLFEAIVNSIDSLIDEKQNEKYIKIFILRNDTLMSSTEKKLDLGEIKGFWIEDNGPGFNKKNFDAFKELDTLNKVAKGGKGIGRLAWLKAFDKINISSHYYDSDVLKQKSFKFHHSFEDGVEIENEATSTEQNTNTIIKLDGIKDIFLQHIAKKMESIGVKIIEHCLYYFTIGDIKFSIYDEQEESPLLDLNKLFSEKYETKKSSLNVQDNDLNLIKVYSNISENKILYCANNRVVKEDKLSKFIPELKTSLPGEKYIQIFVSGKVFDDTVNDERTDFDSNLFNDYNVDFGKLEQGIIEHIDKTLGDLILQQKEDNRNYLNEYVKKEAPQYTKIIRYATEEQIRKVHKDMKGEQIEQELFNIKQSLEKDIKSIAKDLSSLNEIDTKSLVEKVTALNSANLAEYVIYRKTIIDTLAKFLKIDDKSLEDDIHKLIYPMQTIETKDYSEHNLWLIDDRLAFHNFCASDVQFKKFLEDSKSADRPDILIFDKPFIYSPNKEYMSTMVLIEFKRPKRNDYSLGKDPISQVINYLDEISSNSRIIDNDNMAITINPNIQKQIFIIADLTSTFEVIIRKNYGWLMKASDGTGYFGYEPSSHSYIEIISYEKLLKDAKNRNRIFFDKLGL; the protein is encoded by the coding sequence ATGAATTCAAATCTTGAAGGAAGATTGCGAAAGTATAAATTACCAAAATCAAAAGCTTTATTGCCTTTATTTGAAGCTATCGTAAATTCAATAGATTCATTAATAGATGAAAAGCAAAATGAGAAATATATTAAAATATTTATACTTCGAAATGATACTTTAATGTCTTCAACAGAAAAAAAATTAGATCTTGGTGAAATAAAAGGTTTTTGGATTGAAGATAATGGTCCAGGGTTTAACAAAAAAAATTTTGATGCTTTTAAAGAATTAGATACCTTAAACAAAGTTGCTAAAGGTGGTAAAGGTATTGGAAGGCTTGCTTGGCTTAAAGCTTTTGATAAAATCAATATTTCTTCACACTATTATGATTCTGATGTTTTAAAACAAAAGAGTTTTAAATTTCATCATTCTTTTGAAGATGGCGTGGAAATTGAAAATGAAGCTACTTCGACAGAGCAAAATACAAATACAATAATAAAACTTGATGGTATCAAAGATATTTTTTTACAACATATAGCAAAAAAAATGGAATCAATTGGAGTTAAAATTATTGAACATTGTTTATATTATTTTACAATAGGAGATATCAAATTTTCAATTTATGATGAACAAGAAGAATCTCCTTTATTGGATTTAAATAAGCTTTTTTCAGAAAAGTATGAAACAAAAAAAAGCAGTTTAAATGTTCAAGATAATGATTTAAATTTAATTAAAGTATATTCAAATATCTCAGAAAACAAGATTCTTTACTGTGCAAATAATAGGGTTGTAAAAGAAGATAAGTTATCTAAATTTATTCCTGAACTTAAAACATCATTGCCTGGAGAGAAATATATACAAATTTTTGTATCCGGTAAAGTTTTCGATGATACAGTAAATGATGAAAGAACAGATTTTGATTCAAATTTATTTAATGATTACAATGTAGATTTTGGAAAATTAGAACAAGGAATTATAGAGCATATTGATAAGACATTAGGGGATTTGATTTTACAACAAAAAGAAGATAATAGAAATTATTTAAACGAGTATGTTAAAAAAGAAGCTCCGCAATATACTAAAATCATTCGTTATGCTACAGAAGAGCAAATAAGAAAAGTTCATAAAGATATGAAAGGTGAACAAATTGAGCAAGAACTGTTTAATATTAAGCAGTCATTAGAAAAAGACATCAAATCTATAGCCAAAGATCTTTCATCTTTAAATGAAATTGATACAAAATCATTAGTAGAAAAAGTAACTGCATTAAATAGTGCTAATCTTGCTGAATATGTTATTTACAGAAAGACTATAATTGATACGCTTGCAAAATTCCTAAAAATTGATGATAAGAGTTTAGAAGATGATATTCATAAACTTATTTATCCTATGCAAACAATAGAAACAAAAGACTATAGTGAACATAATTTATGGCTTATTGATGATAGGCTAGCATTTCACAATTTTTGTGCATCAGATGTACAGTTTAAGAAGTTTTTAGAAGATAGTAAAAGTGCAGATAGACCTGATATATTGATATTTGACAAGCCTTTTATATATTCTCCAAATAAAGAATATATGAGTACTATGGTTTTAATTGAATTTAAAAGACCAAAAAGAAATGATTATAGTTTAGGCAAAGACCCCATTTCACAAGTCATCAATTATTTGGATGAAATTTCTAGCAACAGCAGAATAATTGATAATGATAATATGGCTATAACAATTAATCCAAATATTCAAAAACAAATTTTTATTATTGCTGATTTAACTTCAACATTTGAAGTTATTATTAGAAAAAACTATGGATGGCTTATGAAAGCATCGGATGGGACAGGATATTTTGGTTATGAACCTTCAAGTCATTCATACATTGAAATAATTTCATATGAGAAATTATTGAAAGATGCAAAAAATAGAAATCGGATATTTTTTGATAAATTGGGACTATAA